The Columba livia isolate bColLiv1 breed racing homer chromosome 2, bColLiv1.pat.W.v2, whole genome shotgun sequence genome includes the window cctctttttttatttcatacgCTGTAATTCCTAAAAACTGAAGTTTCTCCACTTACATGGAATGCTGCTACGAAGAACGTCAAAGCCAGAAAGTACAAGTTAGTATCAACAAAAATTCCTTTTACTTCATCTGCATCCTTTTCTGAAAACCCtacaagaaagaacaagaaattatGCAAATACTAGACAGTTAATTGCTGTTATGCTGGAGGCCAGTATGAAAGGAATCTTATGTCACCTGCACATGTTTTGTTAAGGAATCATAAATCCAAAAGACAATGGCAGCTTTGAAGTCTATCCATATTTTGGCAAGTTATTTGGCTTGCCTTAAACAAAACCCATCAGTTACAAGCAGACTGATGTGCTTTTAACCTGTTGTATAACTCCAACCTAAGCTGAACACCTGACAGTCAAATGACAAGACACAGAAGTCATTCTGGCCTGAGTGGGAAGAAGGAGAATTATTTAACTTGGCCTCTGAACTTTTATTTCATACATAAGAAAAGCGAGCTACacattaaaactgaaaagtGAGAAAAGGACTACACTGTAGAGGGCAACAAAAGTCAGTGACAAACATGGCCATATATGCAACAGCATGGACCACACATCACGGATTAGGCATCAGCACTTTTGTTGGTCCTTGCAGAATTAACTTGGAACCTCCTCTTTGACAaatggaaaaaggcaaagcacctTCCAGAAAGCACAATCTGTAAACTGAATATATTTTCTCTACTGTTTTATCAAATCTCCTAAAGGAGGAGTGTACAGGACGACCATTAATTCAAAACTGTGTCCATGATAAATATGGTTGCCAGCATCAAGTAGTGTGTTTTCCAGAAGATACATCATCCCTTTGAACTCCTCCAGCCAGTGTTAATATGCTTCAGGAAGCAGAAAGTTCCAGCCACTGTGACTGAAGTCTACCTTTCTCAGAAAATACATGATGCTGCATTTACGGCTACTGTGTTTGTTGTGACACAGGGTAAGTTCAGTACCAATTTACTTTGTCATATCAGCTGTCCTGCATCACAGCAAGGAGAATGTGAGCTTACCCATTTCCAAGTGATTTAGGAGTTTTGCTACTAATCTAAGATGACCTTTTCATAAGTTAttccaaaaggaaaatttaaaaccTTGTTTCACTATCTACATACTTTGAGAGAACAAGCAGTACCTTaggtaagctttttttttcccagcagaggAGGTACGCCTAGGATGATAGGTCTTGAGATATGTGTCCATCACAAGACAGCCAAGACACAGAACATGAAAGTTTCAATTATACCATTCTGAGAAGGGTCACAAAATATCATAGAGAAATGATGGTGCTCAAATGTCCCACACAAACTCTGAGCAAGCAGTTACTTGATTCTTTCAAGACAGTTATTTTAAGCAGACATACTTGCAGCTTCGATATGCATTAGCCTGAGCTAAGGAGAGGCAGCTGGATTCTCCTTCGGATTACCTTATTCCTGACTCACCCCTGCTTTCCCACCCCCGAAATAAAACACCGGGAGAAAAGCTTCAGCTccaaaagaaatagagaaaatatagaCTATCGGTTAAGTTACACTGTGTACAGGTACTGTGTCTTACAATGCTACAATGTGACACTAGTGCTGAACCAAAATAGATTCGTTTTTTTGCcagaggaatcacagaatgttgcggattggaagggacctcaaaagatcatctagtccaatccccctgccagagcagaaacacccagatgaggttacacaggaaggtgtccaggcgggttttgaatgtctccagagaagaagactccacaacctccctgggcagcctgttccagtgctctggcaccctcactgagaagaagtttcttctcaaatttaagtggaacctccttgtgttccagtttgtacccattaccccttgtcctactgttggttgtcacggagaagagcctggctccatcctcgtgacactcaccctttatatatttgtaaacattaatttaaTGCCTTAAATGCCATTAACATTTAATGCCTTAAATGTTAAGTTGTCcatcataaaatattaaatcagaGACGACAGTGAATAAGCAAACCCTGTCCCTCTTACTGACTAAATTTTGGTGAACAAAGAGGAACACTGAGTAAGTAGTCTGGAAGCAGCACTACCCCTACATCTGTCTCTTGGGAAACTAGTAGAACTCTGCATCTATCTGCATAAACAATCAAACCAACAACATAAAACAACTAACCAAAAAAATCATCAAACTGAAggatttaagaattattaaaataatacagcACAGAAGCTTTTAAGATCTCTTGGTCTGAAAAAAGTTCAAAATGCTGTCTGAAGATCGTAAGAGAGGAACAGACAGAATCCAACATTCATATACATCAACACCGATTCCGTTACAATGCAGTTGCTTACTCTGGTATAAAGAAGCCAAGTACAGTCTagtgagagaaaacaaactcaGCAAAGATAACCCtgaaaataagatgcagatTTTAAGAGTGATGATTAGACTCAAAGGTGTTCATCCATGGAACAAACATTTAAAGACAGTAAAAGCTTCGCTATACCATCACCAACACAGAGTATATGAACTTCAGAGTGAGAGTGTACACTTACCCCACTACATTTATGCAAAATGCAGAATTCAGCAGTTTCATGCATGTAAAACCTCCAGTTTATCTGAATTACCTTCTAAACTTGTAACTGAGCCAAAGTGAGAGGACAGCATTTCTGAAGTGCCAGAAGCAGTATCAACAGAACCCAGATTCCTTCTTCATGCTCAGCTTGAGCCCAAAACTTTGCTGTGCCTGCCTGTATTTCACTGTAGGTATATGGCTACAGTGACCAGCTGTATATAGCTTACATCAAAGCTTATGTAACCCTGATCCAGCTTTTCTCTTCCATGGATGACAGGGGAAAATTCTCTCCTCTATTTTGGCCTCTTATGCTTCTACAGTAGTactatacaaatattttttttttagtaaaatgGTTAATTCACCTCTGCATTCTTGTTTCCTACTACATGtcaagattttatttccatctttaCCTTAAGGTAAAACAACGTAAAATTTGATGCATTAAACCTTTTCACCAGCTAACCAGAGAAGAAGAGTTAAGTATCATCTATGTacttataagaaaaaaaaaaatgaggtggtggtggtggtttttggcCTAAAATTATTAAAGATAAAAAACATACCAAATTGTTGGAGGGAGTACACAGCATCCTGCATGTGGATCCAAAATCGGAGTTTTCCAAGAGATATTTTGTCATATGACACTGTAAGAGGTAGCTCTGTTGTTGAACGATTTATAACCTGTATTTCAaagagtttcatttttaatagcaGAAAAATTGCAACAATTATTTCTgttcataaataaaaataattattatatcACACCGTGATTTAAACACAGAATTCGAAGAGGTcagtttgtttttgaaatggaaTAAGATCTTAGACTTCCATACTACGCTCAAAGCCTTCAAGGTTTTTCCCAAGAAATGCTAAAGTAGCAGTTTGTTCTGTTCAAGTTCTTATAGCAACCTCACTGTCACTGTACACAAACACCTCTGAGACATTAACATAAAGATCCTTCTGCTGGAAGTGGGAAAAGTGTGCCACTTGCTCCGACTGGTGAAAATACCACAGCTAACACTAAGCAAGCTACCCTGCCTGCAAACTTTGGGATATGGGGCATCACACAAAACTTATTCCTGCCCCAAGAGAAATACATTTCAGCTAATCCTCCTATATCATCTACATTTTATAAGAGTTATTATGAGAAATACCTAGGGGCCTCCTGggctgtggaaagaaaaaaaaaaaaagtcttaaattAAAATTCTTAAATTGCCTCAGCTCCTTCTGCATGATAGTCGACTGTCTCCCAAACAGgtttcaaacaaagaaaaagaaaattgtcaCAGATGTCAGAATTGTTTGCAGCTACCTAGGTACAAGTTGAGGCAGTATGTTTTAGACTTGCAAGGACAGCTCAAGACTACAGACAGGCAGGCAATTTGAATTGCAACTTTTCCTGGCTCCTAATTACCACCCAATCATAATTCCCATCTCGGCACTACCACTCTACACTGTGTCTGTTCCTACAGTAATTAGTTACCTGACGCTTATCTGAGATGAATGGGCTGCTTCTGATTCTTCAGTTACAGAACATGGTTTTAACCTCCTCAGTCACGTGTGGACTGGGGATTATGTTCACTCTTCCATTCACTCTTCCCTCCAGTGAGCACAAACAATTCTCCATCTCACCACCCTCCCAAGACCCTATAAGCTTTTTAGACAGGGGCAGACCATGCATGTATGcaagggagagaaagggaagcTGAGGAAGTTTTATAACCACAACAGGGAGAAAGCTTGAGTAACTATAACAGAATGGTGCCGGGGATCTCTGAACtgtctggaaaaaacaaaaaaaaaatggtgaaacCAACATGGTCAGAGCTGATGGTAGAGAATGCTGGTGAGATTCTACAGATGTTTGCCAAAATCTACATAAACATCTTCCAAGCatcttctcctttttaaaagatGCCTGTAAACCCTCCATTCTGATTCCAGTTTCTCAGTCTATCAAATATAGCATCAACATTtctgggaaaaaaggaaaagaaatgttatCTGTGCAGGACagatggaaaacaagaaaattacaAAGGCACAGGCAAGTGACATGCAGCACTCCGCACAGACAAAGCACTACTAAGGAGTTAGGAGTAGTGTAGAGACAAAACAGAGTTACAATACAAGGCAGAGATAGGAAATCTTTAACACCAAAAGCAAGTTAAATGAACGTATAAAGATTAGAAGAATGAACTCTTTCTCAATGAACAATTAGAAGTCAACAAGTGCTGCCTCACAACATAGTGGAGTGTGATGGTTGCCAAGCCTTTGAAAACTAAGAAGTTACCAAACCTCTGCCATACAACCTCTTGTAGTACACCTCAGAACATCACACATTACTTCTAGCACTCTACTTTATCAGTACTATAAAACAGTgcataaacaaagcaaataagTTCAGCAATATGAATGTTAAAGTTTTCTATTTATTAAATCAGAACCCTCTGCaatccccaaaccccccagcaCATTTAAGAACACGAGGAACATGTAATCTCTAGACTACATTAGTTACCATAGAAGACCTACATCTGTGTCAAAATATCAGTCAGTTCAACATCTACACAGTCTAGCATAAACAGGGATAATCCATCTTCAGCTCCATGACTTTAGGTTGGACATACCAACCAGAGAGCATCTGTGCCCCTATTTACAGTCAAATGCCTACTTTTCTCCACAAAAGCTGCATCACCCTTTTCCCTTATTCTATCCTGCTCTTCACTTACCCTTCATCATCTCACAGCATCCATACTATTAGACCACTCTTTCTTGCAGTTTGGCAAGTCACTGATGAGAAGTCACATAAGCCAGCACTGAAGGGGAAGTTTGTTAGTTTTGATGGAGAAGTCTTTGCAGCACTTCTCAGGATCTTTAATGACTTTAGGGCAGTGATTTACAACAGCATTAACTATGACATGCATGACAACTGCATGACAACTGTTATTAACATCATGAGAATGCTGAGTTTATTTGTTAAACAGGGTACAGGACTTGACCAGTTAGACAGTCATTAACAGAGTGCTTTTGcaaattcacattttttcatTACAGCAAATGACctataaaaaaatcttaattaaaaCAACATTGTTAAATGTAATTAAAGGTGTTCTATTACTCACCATCAAATCTTTCACTCTGTTGCTTAGCTGATCAATAAATAATATAGGAAGGTAATGCACTGTCTTCCCCAGCTGAACCCTAGGATGTATAAACATGGATTTTATGATTGTAGTGATCTAAAAAGAAAACTACTTTAATTGAAATTACCACTCATTCATCAATTTTGGATCTACCCATGTAGGTATTTCCATCTTCTCAAGGACATTTTCCTTTAACATACAGCAAGAAAGATGCAACTATTCTAGAGTCTTTTATTAAGAGATGTCTATATAGAAAATTAGGTGTgtcatatttctctttttagtttgtttttatgcttccataaaaagacagaagaaaaaaacaaaaccaaaaccaaacaaaaccaccccaaaacaaaaccaaaccaacaacaacaaaaacccaaccccccacccctcaaaaaaaaacaaacaaaaaaaccccacagcaaaACCCACAAATGAAATCGGCTGTGATGATGCTGAAGCTGTTGCATGACCAAGGGTAGAGGAAACGTAAAAGCTTGTCAAAGAGAAAAGCGCTGAAATTTACTTCCACATATTTGTATCCTTTGTCTCAAGTATCCCCCTCCTACTGCAATAATGACAACTCTCTGAGGTCCTCACTCCTCTGTTTCCCCAATGACATCTATCAGGCCAGCAAGAGCAGATGCTCTGGCTAGTGTGGGCCTGAGAACACGATGGCGGGTGTGCACTCCGGCAGGCCAGATACTACTGAAGAGAGCACACAAGGAGCAGAAACCTTCCCTGCCTTCTCCTTAACCGGAGCTCTCCTTTGGATCGCTCTACCACCTCACCAACCTGCATGGCACCAATAGAAACGTACCAGTCTTTGGGGCCTCTACAAAATTGACCACTGGAAAGCTATTTAGCAAATTATGACCTACATGCAACTGCTTTGGCAGTATCTTAGTATTTAGCCTAATGCTCCAAGTTCTTTAAGTTCTTCACTAGAAATACAGTTACGTACACTGTGATGTTCTTGGTAAAAGTCTGTGTGACTAATACACTGTGATGTTCTTGGTAAAAGTCTGTGTAACCAATACACTGTGATGTTCTTGGTAAAAGTCTGTGTAACTAGCATAACCGAGCATTTCAAAGCCTGAATTCTAGTAGTtcgtaaaagaaaaaagtctcaaTGCGTGCTAAGAAAGACTGTGTGCTAAATACACACAGGGCAACAGTAATACAGAAAACTATTAACTCTAGGCTCAAAAATAGTTATTTAACTGAAGAGAATTATATTTCTATATAATAACTGCAGTGAAAGCTATTGCTAGTGGAATTGCAGCTGGCTATTTCATATCTCAACTACTTCCTGTATAATACAATGATAAAACAGCATTGATGCGTATTTAAACGTGACCAGAATAAATATCCTTGTTCATTAACCCCAGTGCAAGCTATTCTTGTTACAAGCCTGTCTCACGAGTTGCTAAGCTTATCTACTGTGGTGGGGAAGTTGCTGCTGAAGCACCTACTTCTGGATTTAACAGGATACTTGTAGAGAAAGGCATCAACATACGGTAGCACAAGCCAATACAGCACTATTTATATGGTTAACACTGGAAGCAATTTAAGCAAGCTGTGAACAGAAGCTGTTGCCTGCATTTAGTGGCCTACAAACCTACCCCTgctttttagtattttcttgAGAAAATGATGATGTAGGAATACATACTGTTGATCTAAAACAAAGTCAATCatagagggagaaaaaaaatgtcctagGAGATCAGCTGTGCCACTTAAGCACTTGCAGTTTGTACAGATAATCTGCAGATGAAGGATAACTAGAAAGGTCAAGGGACAGTAATTGCTTCAAGGGCCAGGACTATGATTTGAAAATAAGGGGGTATGAAGTCTGCTGTAGCATTTTACTTGTGTCTTTGTAGTTCTGCTTTGTCTTACAATGATAACTCCatataaaaaaaagtattttaaacacTGAGCTGCCAAGGAACAAGATCTTTCCAATAAGGTTTTCTAGTACATAATACCTTACTAATTGTCACTACCAAAATGCAAGCATTAAGAGTATCTATTTTTGTCTCCTAAGCTCCAGTTTAAACATAAAATACTAAAGGAGGTCAGGGAAGATTTTTGAAGAAATGAGCAGTAAGTTTATAACAACAAATGTAGCAAAATCTAAGTCAATGACTTACATCTTCATGTAACGGTGAACATCAGCAGGGAGGGATGATCCATCAAATACAAAATCTTCCACCATAACATTTAAGGTTAATCTTGACCTCCAGTGAGAGACAGGTTCATCTAGAGCACTcgtctgtttttctgcttcaatttgctttaaaaatacaataaacacATGTACTGTTAAACAATACACAATTTTGAATAGGATAATAATCTAACTCTCAAAAACTATGGAGTCATTAATTTTATCACAAAACAGAAGCCCCCTACAAAACACTTTACACCTTCACTCTGGTCAGACCAAGCATTTTGCTCAAATATGACAGAACATTGTTGATCTATAGTTGATCTATAGACAGAAAAGCCACCTACCTGTGTCGCTGATTCTCCAGTGAGCAAATTAATCTCTTCTGGTTTAGGGACCATGTACGTGGTCAGAGGGCTTACTATATGCACCTGCTTACCATCATGCCAAGGCAAAATGCCAGCATGGTGAagaaatatatatgcatacagtGTGCCATTATTTCGCGTTTTCTTTGGTACAGAGACATTCACTGtcctaaaatacaaaataaacacattatGAGATGACACAGCACATATTGAAATATTTAGCTATTATACATAAAGATCACTGAAGATGTTCCAGAAGCAGGCACAAAAAGCttgggaatttaaaaaaaagaagagacatttgGGTTGCCTAGCACAGAACAATTAGTTCTGGCTAATATGCCCTAACCAGCCATGGATGGATGGGATCAATTTATGTACTCCAGGATGTCCCataatatttgcatttcaaagttttagtattattttaagATACTTTAATCTTCGCCCAATTCATCCTTTGTTACCCCAGATAACACAGGACTGCATCATtggttcttttgttgttttccccTGTTGATAGATCATCATGCAAAAATTATCACAGCACTTGCAGAAAACGGCCTTCTGTATCACACACAGATTGTATACATGATACGCAGTTTAAAAAGAACACCACGAAGTTTTGCTGAGCACTTTGCATTCATAAAATATCTTCTCAGCTTTGACACAAGCCCAGAATTCTAGATAGGAGTCCCAAGCCATGAAGTCACTCCCCTTGTGTTAGCCAAGAAATCATCCTACTTGCAACCTTGCATAATGCAGCCTCTATTCCTGTAAATTTGCTCAGGTTGTTTCTGGCTGAATACTTTCAGTGGCTTAGCAGACTGTGTCAGTAAAACAATTCTTATATTTTCAAGTCTGTCAGAGATGAAGTTTAATATGACCTaaactgcagagcagcatgttCTTCATTACAGAAAATGCAGAGCATGAAACAACCCGGGAGACTCTCTGGCAAGACAATCAAGAATCAGGcaactatttaaaacaaacaaacaaacaaaaagtgagGCAGTgaatacaaaacacaaaactagTAGTTCTATTCATTTTAATTGTAGAGGAGCATACATAGAGTGCAGTGTCATATTCAGAAATTTGTCTAAGGGCACAATCTTATTCCATCTTCATGCCAACATCCCTTCTGAAGATCTCAAAACACTGAACTACCAGAAAAATGTTCACTTTTACAATCTTTAGCACTGAAACAATTACAGAAAAGCACGTTGCTAAAACATAGGAAAAGAGAACCTAGTTTGACTTCCAAGTTCTATTCCAGGTCTGAAGCCATGGCtactaaaagcaaaatatcaggTAGCTACACACGTTATTAGAGGAAATTCTCAAGCATTTCCAGGACTTTGACTTAGATTTTCACAGGGAAAGTTGTTTTTACTATCATAAGCAAAGCACGCTTTTGTAAAACATTTGTCATTATGGCTGAAAGCAATATGCTGATCCAAAATAACCATTATGTAAGTTTAGCACATCATATGTATGTTACTGATCTAGCACAGCTAGTGAGATGAATGTTTAGAGTGGAACTTGAAAATTACAAGCTCATTTTACAAGCTCCGATTTTGCAACTGCAAGATGATTTCCAATATAAGAAAAGTTTGTCTAAGAGCCTATTCCTCAGTGTCAGAACTTAGCACACCATTTCCATCAAGGCGGGCATTTTAACAATGTTTACTGCATGAAATAGTCTAGGAACCtttaataaaagagaaaaaaattgtttttattaacaGCAGCACTTTGTCCTCAACTGTGAGGCTGAAATCCAACTAGCATCTTTCCTACCTTGACAAAGcatatgaaaacaaatgtgaacTGAATAGGCTGCAGAGCATGCAAAAATAGCTTTaactccccccaaaaaagaacaCAAGAACAACAGCTCCACTCTTTCAACTTAACTGTTATGAACGGTCTTACTTCATACATATTTCCATGCCTGTAACTACCAGTTATGATACATACTTCAGAACTAAACAAATAACTCATAGTTCAGACACTTACCTTTCAAATTTGGACTCAATATCAAAATCCTCCACATTCAAAACCAGATCTATATTACTCTCAGCACCAATGTTTGACCGTGTGGTAGTGTACACACTTAGCTGAAATCgaaacacagcacagagcaaTCAGAGTACAGAAATACTAAGCTTATGCCTTAGGATGCTTATAGCATCGATCTGCATGTACTTCAGCTTCTCTAATTTCCCAGTCACATCATGGTCATTATATACACTGGAACAGGCAACAGTGtactcaaaaataaataaattaaaaaaaaggctaaaCCAGCTGTCAGTTATCTGTTCCCTCCTTTTGGGGGCAGAAACACACTGTAACCCAGCCATTAAACACGTTGTTGTAGGATGACGCACACTTGAAGTCGAAGGTTTCTGGTTAAGTTGAGCCATTTCTCCGGCCAGGCTGCTCTACACAGCGTACGCGCCAACAGATAAAccaaatcagaaaacaaaatacacttcTGTCCTCCCCGTGCTTCACCCACAAGCAGCTCCCGCAAGGCAGAGGAAGCCCACACGGAGCACTAGCACGGAGTACCCCCCCGTTTTCTGCCCCCTCGCCGGTGACAgccgcagccgcagccccgctgGGGCAGAGGGCGGGCCGGGGACCACGCGTGCCCGCAGCTGTCAGACCAGCCACCGCGGCCCTGCCCGCAGCGCCGGCCACAGGGGAGCCAGGCCCGGCCCGGCACTACCGCTCCTGCCTCCAGGACGGGACCGGAGCTCAGGCGGTACCGAGGAGCCCGTCCCGCGGGCACCTGACCGAGGGATCAAGAGCCGCAGCGGGGCCCGGCcacctcccccggcagcagcggCTGCTCCCGGCGCCCCGCTCACCTGCAGCTTGGGCCTCCGCGCCAGATAGGGCCACACGCACCCGGCCGAGCCGCTGCCCGCAccccccgccgctgccgccgggcAGGGCCGTGTGTAGACGATACCGTACATGACCCAGCACGTGTGCGCCACGTACACGGCGAACACCCCCACCACCAGGCTGGTGAACGAGCTGCGGCTCAGCATGGCGGCGGCCGCCTTCCCCCCCGGCCCACAGCCCCGCTCGGGATCAGCCCGGCCGCcccgggccgccccgccgccgccgctcgcACATCCCACAAGCAGCCGACCGCCCTGCCCGCCCGTCACTTCCGCCGGGCGGAGGAAGCGCCGCCCCGCTGCCTAGCAACCGGCTGCGGGAGGTGCCCGCCccagggccgggccgggcctgcGGCGGGTGCGTCACGGAGAGACGTCAGCGGGGCGGTGACCGGCGCCGCTAGCGGGCGCTGAGAGGAAgggccggcgggcggggcggggctcAGAGCAGCCGCTGCCCAGAGGCGCCGGGCTGTCCGTGCGGCCCGGGAGAGCGGAGCGGTGTGGTGCCCGTGCGGGAGGTAGTTCCACCCTCCCACAGCGACTGCcggcacagaatcacagattgaTGGGGACTGGAACGGACGTCGgaagatcacagtatcacagtatgtttgggattggaagggacctcaagagatcatc containing:
- the CLPTM1L gene encoding lipid scramblase CLPTM1L gives rise to the protein MLSRSSFTSLVVGVFAVYVAHTCWVMYGIVYTRPCPAAAAGGAGSGSAGCVWPYLARRPKLQLSVYTTTRSNIGAESNIDLVLNVEDFDIESKFERTVNVSVPKKTRNNGTLYAYIFLHHAGILPWHDGKQVHIVSPLTTYMVPKPEEINLLTGESATQQIEAEKQTSALDEPVSHWRSRLTLNVMVEDFVFDGSSLPADVHRYMKMVQLGKTVHYLPILFIDQLSNRVKDLMVINRSTTELPLTVSYDKISLGKLRFWIHMQDAVYSLQQFGFSEKDADEVKGIFVDTNLYFLALTFFVAAFHLLFDFLAFKNDISFWKKKRSMIGMSTKAVLWRCFSTVVIFLFLLDEQTSLLVLIPAGIGAVIELWKVKKALKMTIKWQGLRPKIQFGTYNDSEKKTEEYDAQAMKYLSYLLYPLCIGGAGYSLLNVKYKSWYSWLINSFVNGVYAFGFLFMLPQLFVNYKMKSVAHLPWKAFTYKAFNTFIDDIFAFIITMPTSHRLACFRDDVVFLVYLYQRWLYPVDKSRVNEYGESYEEKPKKKAHRE